tgtttttatttcacaagattcttataaatttgttatgtatttttaaatattttattatatttttataagatacatataaatcattaattttatttaacaatataccaaataatatttttattatttatttattcattttcatgttGCTTTTGTGAATAAAAGTCAAATTAGATTCCTATATATACGAGTAATTTAacctttgttttattaaaattgaactttTAGGGTCCAATATCAAAACTTTTTTACCGAACAAGGTTTGTTTTAGATTCGTTTAGGAGTGGATTCATGCATGCACGGAATTACGCATGCAAACGTAAATAAGGTATAAAGGGGCCGAGGTGGggattaatatatattcttataGTTTTTAGTAGgggttaaaaaattaaaaaaaaattgaattttgagttaattgaattgatttacTCGGTTTTTTGAGTGAATTCAAtattgagttaatcgagttcgaatcaaattgaattttataattcgaataactcaaataacatATTGATCTAAATACTTCTTTGGTCctatatcaattttgaaaatgagttaattcacatatctcataactaaaattaaatatacatatatgtatttttaaaattcaaaatatttataataattccagaatttatatttttaataaaaattaaaaaaattaagaactataaaaaattctaaagagtatataaataaagttataaaaatttaaaaatctaaaataataattttggagcctaaataattaataaattaacaatagaAGTTTACTatactaaagtattttttttttctcttattttgctttgaaagagTTTCaaatgtttatggttttaaatttatgcGCTTGAATATggaattaattatattgtaacaatattttaatttgccatgtttaattttttaatttaactcgaacattttaactcaattcaactcgacttaaattatatttcactcaactcgatttgaaaaaaatcaaatcgagttagaatgataaaatgaGACTCACCAACTCGATTAAGTCAaaatttttcactcgattcaattGAATGCTCACACTTAGTTTTTAGACTTCATAAGGTTAGGGGTTGGCAAATATATTGTTTAAGAAATAAAGACACGTCATTTTTTAAGGCTACTTCTTCTAGTGTACCAAATATCAACTCATAATTCTTTAACAAATCTAttgatgaatttattaatatataaatgtaaatttttgaaTCGATTTAATATCTTAATCATATTAGTACAAAAAGTTGTTGtttcattaatatatatttagcaattaaattttttaatttacttaaaacaaatcctttaagaattttattttactcatagtAGGAACTTAACATATGAGAGtgatatagtaaaaatattaataattatgaaagtgtgtaaattttatttgagttttacATAATGTAATATCTTTTTTGGTATAATTCTATGTTAATTTCGTGTATTACGGGTAAAGTTATCTGGTAAAATTTCTAGATGATTCTTTTGTtttgcatgttttttttttggggtaaGAAAAGGAGAGCAAACTCATAACTACAGAACACTGGTCAACTCCGGACCTTCTAATAGCACCGTGTTATGTAACAGtcattaagcaacaagtaaatgCCCAAATTTGATTGAGCCTTAATAAATAACCGTCCATTAACAAAATTACAGGCTCAAATAACAAAAGTACAAGCccaaaatacaaagaaaacccTAGGCGGCCCGTTGGCCCAAAACTAAACTTAGTTTCagtaaaaattgaaaccctaaCCAGCCTCCAATGCTGCACCCCCTGCGCCACTCCATGTGCCTCCGCAACGAGCATGCCGCCTGAGGTCTGCTGCCTTGCACCAAAACAACAAAGGAGCCTATTCTCTCCCCTCCGTTGACCAAACATCGAACCTGCAAAAAAGGAGAGAATAACAGTAGAGAATATAGaagcaaaaaatatatatattgtaacacatttggctataaaaagccaaaatattaatgtaattttctaCAGAGAAATAGAGacgaaaaaaatcaaaagagaaaGACGAATAtagcatacatacatacatacgtacatacatacatacatacatacatacatacatacatacatacatacatacatacatacatacatacatacatacatacatacatacatacatacatacatacatattcaaaaatacaaaatttttttacctttCTTGCTATCGGAGAAGACGAAACCGAAGAATTCCTTTGACTTTTTTCTTCCAATTTTTGAAAGACTTTTGGGAGTTTTGATCTTAGATTGGGGTTGGGGTAGCAAAACAATCAAAAAGGcctctttttttattctccGACCACTATGGAAGGCGGCGCCATCGCCGCTGATCGGCGGCCGCCATGGTGGCTGATGGCCGGAATCTAAGTTTAGcccagagagagagagaatggagaaggttttttttaaaacaatggctgaaatgatttttggttttgattttttatatttataatatgacCCATACGATGTCGTCTTGGGACTAAGCTTTACGTgccaaaatggcgtcgttttaaTATAACCCAATCCGATCCGACCCGAACTGTAACAGTCTAAATTTTTAGTAGTAACGGAAATAGTGATTTAAGTCACCAATTCCGATGAGTAaactcgtaaattttattatttagtatttacgagttaaatgtgattttagaaagatttgggaaatagtgatttgagtttaaaaggaattattaggttaattggttttaaaaacggggtatcgagacctcgattttataaactaagctgtaaatatttttataaatatttacggagtgtcattaaggtagtattaaactttcgttaaaaaatttatcgtttcaatagttaattaattaaaaatgactaaattgaaaaaggtgcaaaacttgctaaagtgattaaatagcataAATGGTAAACAAAGGAGGACTTAAGGATAAATTATGCCTAAAATAAAGGCATGAGGCAGCATAAgcagaaaataaaacaaaaatcatgtgattaaagggcaaaattgtaaattttgtgaaattaacttaaataaattgaattctaaacttttctaggctattcttcttctaattttcagtCCAAAAATGCCATTGAAGGTCCtctaagctggtttttcatattttcgcatCATATCAAGAGCTCATAGATCAacgagaaaaaggaaaattagtcGAGTAGTCTCTGAACTATTAccaattttacaatccaacccaggtaagttcatatagttaaactttcatgattatttgttaatttaggaatggtataatatatttattcatattttgttgttgaaattaagattattataaaagtataaaaattaaattgaatgtttaaaacgAGCAAAACGCATGATTGAGCACGATCGTTCCGTGACAAATAATGAATTGACagataagaccatggttggaccatgacaatgtttaaatgtaagaccatagttgggctatgacattttaatgaaaagaccataactgggttatggcaccttgaacgtaagaccatgaTTGGATAATGGCAGTATAgatacatgtgtaagaccatagctgggctatagCATTCTGATGATAATACCATAACTAGGTTATGACActacaaatgtaagaccatggcaagGCCATGACaatgcatgtgtaagaccatagttggacaaTGGCACAAAAAGAACGACATACTTATATTCGTAAGCCGTTCTTCGATTcagtaagaaatggtaagaaacttatgtgattgaattgaaagatttatagattattatgaCATTGATCTGAAGGAagtgtgtttattgattatattgtatttgacaggaaaaaatgtatgatttatttaaattttaatttattatattatattaagttctgtaagatcaatgtttaacctattgaacttactaagcttcattaagctgaCTCGTattgtttaatgttcttgtagattAACATGTAGTCGgaagatcggatcaacacatcaagctacactatccagtttattccgtagtttttgcaatgtaaattttgatttatatggcatgtatagggttggtttggcaatgaaatagtttgaattatggttgtgaatattaaatgtttgtatgcatgtaattagtagtagaatttgataaatcaattaaatgagttaaataggtaggtataagtaaaagaaatatttgtgatgttatgtCATATTGAGAACATGTTTTAGCTTGTATTGATTGCTTGATTGAGATATATTGGTGTATGTAAATGTTGAGTGCAGGTTAAtgtcaaaatgggtgagaaaagtggccttaaaatgacctattttcgtccacatgggtagagacatgggcatgtgtcccctgcttctaagaattttttttttaattttagaaaaaattccctgtgtacccggtttagtcccgattcacttCTAATGTGAATATTGGGCCTCTAAGGTCCatctaagggacaatatgagtgttatatgattgattctTAATATGTGTAATAAATGTTGAGAAATGTCTGTATTTAATTCGTAAAGttcagtaatgctccgtaaccgtGTTTCGGTAACGGAtaagggttaagggtgttacacgaaccgcctaggatccgcgtgtttttagaCGAAGGGGCTATTTGTGCCCTTAGTCCTTCAGTTTTTGAGGCAGGTTTTAATGTGGTCCTAtccttgttttttattttttaatttttccacttatctttatttttgtttcaatttggtccttggACCATTTTAAAAGGTGAGcactaaaacggcgtcgttttgattCGACCCATGTCTGACCCGACCCATCccttaggatccgcgtgttttcgctGGTAGGGGGTGTTTATGGTTTTGTTCCTCCCGCTTTTTCGATGTTTTACAATGCAGtcctatttatttttctctcttttaatttttaccgtaaaattttaatttgatttcatttaCGTCCAGTTGGTCCCCCTCCTTTTTGCGCACGTTCCATTTAGGTCTTTACTTTggttttactatttattttattaggatttatactttaaattctgTCTAAATCTCAATTCAGTCCTTTACTCAATTAATTCcatctttttatatttgttttatttatttatttattattattattttaaaaggaaccttaatttaatatatctatttatttgttcattattcttttaccttttaaaatatccaaatttaatattatatatatttattttatttatttacttatttatttatgtattcactattttgtttattatcttttacatttaaaaattaaactgttatattcttttatgtgcgcaaattttttattaccgtcattattattttatttcgtgttatcttatcatttatttttgataacctcatgttatgtttatttatttttgtgcataTTTCACCTTTTATGTTTatctaaaattacattattcGTTCATTATTACCATGATGTGATTAACAATAtcaatgttattattataattacgTTATTGCTATCATGACATTTCTGTATTAACTTATTATTCATCATCACTACCCCATacactatatttaaatataagatAAGTGCccatcattttaaatattacgtTTGTTATTactcaaaaaaggaaaattcgaAGATAGGCAATATTTCGTATTTGGAGACTCGAAAAGTCGTTACCTAATTTatggggtttcaattttctcgtTAAATCTAAATGACCGAATATCCTTTCAAAATTAAGATGCATGagatttgataataaaataaaaggtaagcTTATTTTCAAGTATTCAAGATGTCGTATTCTAACTTACTgaatatgacattttgttatttcgagataaaatgtcattttatatgtttattcaAAAGATTTGACTAAAAAGTACATTGATACAAGAAGAGATCTTATTTTTAAACCCTTTccgaatttttaattttcgacaccaaaacattaattaatcaactagataccaattttgagcgttacgagggtgctaacccttcctcgtgcgtaaccgactcccgaacccgtttccTAAactttgtagaccaaaaatctttgttttaataaatcaaactgtttattaaaacaatcaatttataaggtgacccgatcatacctcataaaaaaaagatttgtgACGATtctcattttttgttttcattttcattttcatttcgtTTTCTATAAAAAGTCGGATTCAAAAAAATGATTTCGACCCAACAGATTGCAAACTCCTTCGGGTGGATGCTCAAAACGCTACAGCAGGAATGCATTGGCAGCTGTGGCTCCTGCCATATAATTATAGGCAACTCGGTTTTCTAATTCTCTGAATATATGAGTGAACCTCAGTTGCAAAGCTCAATGATGCCTCTCAGTAGTTGTCCCCTGAGTTGTTTCCTTCGATTAAATTTATCTCCGAAATATTGTCACACTCCAGCTCGATCATGCGAAAGCCAGCATCCCAAGCAACAAGCGTCGCCCATAGTTCAGCTTTAATCACTGAGCTTATCCCGATTTGTATGCAATTTCTACGTAGCTTTATGGTTTGTCATGATATTAACTCTACTAATAAAGGACACAACTTTTTTgctcatgaaattttaatttaaaaaagttccaataaatttttttttttggtagatGTTCCAGTATTTTTCTAAAACCAAATCTTACGCTTTAGTCTGGTAGTGTTTGCATTTTGAGtggttgtgtttgttttttattttctccatttCATTCAATGTTTCTGGAAGCACTATTTACTCCGATTGACAAGTTGACTCCTCAAGTTTTTCTTATGTTACTGTTATTAGTCTGAAATGGTCATAGACTTAATTTTTGACAGGTGTTTCCCCCCTTCTGGCTACAACATTAATTCGATttacaaattagaaataatttttaaaataaaataataaaaatttataaactcttaataaaattatttataatttatatgcaataataattaatattgactaaattatatttttcatagtACAACCTTTATGATGTTGGCAAGATACATGTAAAACAAACGAAAATGTTGAAATTTCTACCATCCATCTCTATTCCAGCAAGCCTATGACAGGACCGAGGAGTTTCACTTGATGTAAGCAAATTCCACAACTTTTGTCAAGTTATAAGCTTAAAATATCTATCATTCTTTAGCTTCACTAATTTTACGAATCCATCTATCCAAACACTTGTTTCTTCTGATGGCTTTGGGAATCTTTCCTCTCATTTCCTTTCTACTTTTGCTGCCTATTTGGGCTGATGCTCAAACTGTTGGTAATGTAACGGTGGGTGCTTCTCTCTCTGCTCATGAAAATTCCCATCCATGGGTTTCTCCCTCAGGTGATTTTGCCTTTGGTTTTCACCAACTCAGCAATAACAAGAATCTCTTCTTGCTCGCTATTTGGTATAATAAAATACCAGAAAACACTCTTGTTTGGTATGCAAATGGCGACAGCCCTGCACCAAGGGGATCAAAGTTACAGCTTGCTGATAGAGGGTTTGTTCTTAATAGTCCCCAAGGGGAACTGCTATGGAATAGTGAGACCAGGAGTGGGGTTGTTGATAGCGGTATTATGGATGACAGTGGTAATTTTAAGCTTCTAGGAGGTAGTTCTATACTTTGGGAGAGCTTCAAAGATCCCGCGGATACTGTGTTGCCATCACAGATACTTGATAAGGGGGTAGCCCTTTCGTCCCGGCAATCAGAGACCAACTTTTCCAAGGGGAGGTTTCAAATGGTTTTGCAATCAGATGGTGATCTTGTTCTTGCTACCGTAAACTTGCCTAGTAAACATGTTAATGACCCTTATTATAAAAGTGGGACTGCTGGAGATCCCAATTCATCCAGTCCTGGTTTCCAATTAGTCTTCAATGAATCAGGCTACTTGTTTGTTTcgagagaaaatgaagaaagatCCGTTCTAACACCTACAATAACAGGCTCAGCTAAAGACTTTTACTACAGAGCAACTCTCGATTTCGACGGAGTTTTCACACTATACTCTCACCCCAAGGCTTCCACGGGAAAGATTGCAAGCTGGACTGCTCTTTGGTCTGAGCCTGATAATATTTGCACAGCAGCTCCTGTTGGTGCAAGTAGCGGCGTCTGTGGTTTCAACAGTATATGCAGTCTCAACGCGGAGAAGAGGGTGAGTTGTGGATGTCCCAGGGGTTATACTTTAATTGATCCAAGTAACCAGTATGGCAATTGCAAGCCTAACTTCACTCAGAATTGTGAACAAGAAGCAGCTCCTGCTGAAGACCTGTATGAGTTTGAAGAGCTTACAAATGTGGATTGGCCACTAGCTGATTATGCACTCTTGGAGCCTTTTACTGAAGACCAATGCAGAGAATCTTGCTTGCATGACTGTATGTGTGCCGTTGCCATTTTTAGACTAGGTGATAAGTGTTGGAAGAAGAAGCTACCACTGTCGAATGGAAGACTCGATCCCGGTCTTGATGGGGGAAAAGCTCTTCTCAAAGTTAGGAAAGGGGGTCGACCTCCCTGCTGTCCTTATTTTCCCAATCAAGAAACGCAGAAGAACAAGAACAAGGAAACTCTGATCCTTGCATTATCAGCACTTGGTGGCTCTGTattcttgaatttcattttgatttctgTGACTTGCCTGGGATTTTACTGTATCTACCAAAAGAAACACAAACCCTTGCCAGTGAATGAAGTTATCGTGGAAACAAATTTGCGGTCTTTTACTTACAAAGAGCTTGTGGATGCTACAAATGATTTCAAAGAAGAATTAGGAAGGGGAGCTTTCGGCATTGTTTACAAAGGGACATTACAAATGAGTTATGTCACTCAGGTTGCTGTGAAAAGATTGATCAATACTTTGGTACAGGGTTATCATGACAAAGAATTCAAGACTGAAGTGAATGTAATCGGTCAAACGCATCACAGGAACCTCGTCCGATTGCTCGGATTCTGTGATGATGGAGATAATAGGTTACTGGTTTATGAGTACTTGAGCAATGGCAGTCTAGCAAGCTTCCTTTTCGGTGGCTCAAGGCCTAGTTGGAGCCAAAGAATTCAGATTGCTTTGGGGATTGCAAGAGGGCTCCTCTACTTGCATGAAGAATGCAGCACGCAGATTATTCACTGTGATATAAAGCCTCAGAACATTCTGCTAGATGAGCATTACAATGCAAAGATTTCAGACTTTGGATTGGCAAAGCTTTTGGTAATGAACCAGAGCCATACCAATACCGTTATTCGAGGAACCAAAGGATACGTGGCAGCGGAGTGGTTTAGGAACCTGCCGGTAACCGTGAAGGTGGATGTTTATAGCTTTGGAGTGCTGCTGCTGGAACTCACATGTTGTCGAAGAAGTGTAGACATGGAGAGCGACATGGAAGAGAGAGCAATTTTAACTGATTGGGCTTATGACTGCTACTGCGAAGGCACATTAGATGCACTAGTTGAAAACGACATTGATGCCTTGAATGACATAGCAAAAGTCGAAAGGTTTGTGCAAGTTGCCATCTGGTGTATTCAAGAAGATCCATCGCTCAGACCCACCATGAGAGTAGTCTCACAGATGCTTGAAGGAGTTGTGGAAGTCCCCATTCCACCATGCCCATGTCCATATGCTTTCACTGCATGAATTTCTGTCAATCTTTTGTTTAAATATGTCTAATTAATGCTGCAAAAGGAACAAGTTGTTAGTTTCAATATGTCTGAACGCTATTCTAGGGATAAGTTTTAGTTTAGGCTTTTTTGTTGCCCTATCTAAAGGAGATTTATGAAGCAATAGATCTGAGTTTCCTGCAATAATCGTGTAGCAGGGATGCTTTCATGGATGATGGCACCAGGGACCAGCCCATCCATACCAGACGAAGTTGATTTTATGTGCAgccaatattaataaatatgattaaGTTTTACTTTTCAAAGCTTTTGGTAAAGCAAGCCCAATCTCATTCATATTTTGTTGTGCTCATTGTATAGACTTCAGACGTTTTTACTGCCTTACTCTATGCTGggattattttcataaaatcaatttttttaatatttttatgatcatTTCATAATTCAGGTTCAAGTTTCGTGATTGTTCCTTTCAACAAA
This sequence is a window from Gossypium raimondii isolate GPD5lz chromosome 5, ASM2569854v1, whole genome shotgun sequence. Protein-coding genes within it:
- the LOC105768829 gene encoding G-type lectin S-receptor-like serine/threonine-protein kinase LECRK3; amino-acid sequence: MALGIFPLISFLLLLPIWADAQTVGNVTVGASLSAHENSHPWVSPSGDFAFGFHQLSNNKNLFLLAIWYNKIPENTLVWYANGDSPAPRGSKLQLADRGFVLNSPQGELLWNSETRSGVVDSGIMDDSGNFKLLGGSSILWESFKDPADTVLPSQILDKGVALSSRQSETNFSKGRFQMVLQSDGDLVLATVNLPSKHVNDPYYKSGTAGDPNSSSPGFQLVFNESGYLFVSRENEERSVLTPTITGSAKDFYYRATLDFDGVFTLYSHPKASTGKIASWTALWSEPDNICTAAPVGASSGVCGFNSICSLNAEKRVSCGCPRGYTLIDPSNQYGNCKPNFTQNCEQEAAPAEDLYEFEELTNVDWPLADYALLEPFTEDQCRESCLHDCMCAVAIFRLGDKCWKKKLPLSNGRLDPGLDGGKALLKVRKGGRPPCCPYFPNQETQKNKNKETLILALSALGGSVFLNFILISVTCLGFYCIYQKKHKPLPVNEVIVETNLRSFTYKELVDATNDFKEELGRGAFGIVYKGTLQMSYVTQVAVKRLINTLVQGYHDKEFKTEVNVIGQTHHRNLVRLLGFCDDGDNRLLVYEYLSNGSLASFLFGGSRPSWSQRIQIALGIARGLLYLHEECSTQIIHCDIKPQNILLDEHYNAKISDFGLAKLLVMNQSHTNTVIRGTKGYVAAEWFRNLPVTVKVDVYSFGVLLLELTCCRRSVDMESDMEERAILTDWAYDCYCEGTLDALVENDIDALNDIAKVERFVQVAIWCIQEDPSLRPTMRVVSQMLEGVVEVPIPPCPCPYAFTA